AGCTAATATTAGTGTCTTATTTTTAGGCGGTTGGTGCTGCTACAACAAAGACTCCTGCGATACCAGATATAAAAATATCCCACGACTCATGACCTCATCCGACTGGCCCCAAACGCGCAAAGGTAGGTACTGTTTTAGAATGCGTCCTCGTCATTCATCAGACATGTTTTACATGGGCGTCCATGTTTGGTCCCATTCCCAATATACATTGTGTCATGGGTTGTTGATTGTCATATGACATCAGAGTTGTGTCCTACTGTATGTCCAATGAGAGGTCACCACTGTCTCTGCTTGACTTTCTATTGGTTGCTTTACAGGAAGTGGAATATTGTCAGCCCAGGCGGAAGAAAACCCTCATTGGTATAACAGTAATATTGTGTAAGTATGCTTGTTAACACGCTGGTTGTTGTATGTTACCGGTACATGTTGtcctacatactgtactgctcATACTGTACTGCTAACTAAAGTTCTCAGGATCTGTGTGATTGAAGAAGCCAACTGCAGGCTGAGATGATGAATATCAaacatgacgtgtgtgtgtgtgtgtgtgtgtgtgtgtgtgtgtgtgtgtgtgtgtgtgtgtgtgtgtgtgtgtgtgtgtgtgtgtgtgcgtgcgtgcgtgcgtgcgtgcgtgcgtgcgtgcgtgcgtgcgtgcgtgtggctCTGACCCAGCTGTGTATCTCCTCTTCTGCAGATTCATCCCGTACTGCTCCAGCGACGTGTGGAGTGGCACAGGGCCCACAGCCACCAAGGAGAAGAGAGGCCCgggaaaagagaaggagaaagatgcCAGTAGGTCCTCTCACCACCAGCAGATCCTCATTATTTTCCTCAACACCAAAGCCATTTCAATACGGTGGTTTGTTCAATTGATTGCTTATCTATGTTTCCCTCCAGTTGAGTATACCTTCATGGGTTCCCTGATCATCCGTGAGGTCATCAAAGACCTAGTCCCTAAAGGCATCAAACAGGCCAAGGTTGTCATGCTGGCTGGCACAAGGTgagttcctctcctctgctttggGTCTGTTCCCAATCTTGCCCGTTGTCTGGCACCATCTGTCTCCGCTACCCAgctccacacactcacacacattgaCAGAGTGAGTCTATTTTAGGACGTCCTGTTACTGTTGTCTACCATAAAGATGTTTACGAGCCCTGCTGTCCTGTATTGGCCGTAGAGTGTGGGACAATGACATCATGTCTATTAGGGGCCTCTTCCATAAAGGAGGACACAGTTCTGGAGATTCTTCCCAGGTTAGCAACATGTTTGGTGAGACACCCTGAGGACTAAAACAAGGACACACAGTTAAGTCTGACTGTGACAGCATAGCATTATTGTGGCTAGCTGTCGGCCATTTTGGCTCCAATTGGCAGTGTGCCAATTTTTACCCAGTTTCTTTGCTCCCCTGCAGTGCTGGAGGGACGGGAGTGCTACTGAACATTGAGAGAGTGTCCAGTCAGCTGGAGCAGCTGGGGGTAGAGGCCCAGGTTCGAGGCCTGGTGGATTCGGGCTGGTTTCTGGAGAGTAAACAGCAGAGGGTTCCTGACTGCCCAGACAGTGTCTCCTGCTCACCTGTAGACGCCATCAAGAGAGGACTCAAGTAAAgcacatctgtctctctcccttcagcTTATCCATGTCTCTATGACCTTATAATGACAGATGCCCTGAACAAAGCATTGCATCTCATCACACGTGTAGCTTTATTTCCATTGGTTTGAAgttcaccaataattttagcaTATAACAGTTGCCCCGTCTATGTTCAATGCGCACTGGAAGCCATTTTTCTCCAATGGCTGTTTTCTTAGGTTGTGGAACGGGGTGGTCCCAGACAAGTGTCGGCAGCAGTAcaagaaaggagaggagtggcAGTGCTTCTTCAGCCACAAACTCTACTCCTCCCTGACCTGTGAGTGTCTTTACTACCTACCATCATCTTGTAAGAATGTGTCTTTCATCTATGAAAGCTGAAGGGTCATGAATCAGAACGCTAGTAAACTTTATGTCCATCGTGTTACCCATCAAGATACCAATAAATGTTACGACCCTCATGTTACCCAATAAAACACTTATAGGTACAAGCAACACCCCAACTCTGTtctcatactgtgtgtgtgtgtgtgtgtgtgtgtgtgtgtgtgtgtgtgtgtgtgtgtgtgtgtgtgtgtgtgtgtgtgtgtgtgtgtgtgtgtgtgtgtgtgtgtgtgtgtgtgtgtgtatcacagcCCCTCTGTTTGTGGTGCAGTGGCTGTTTGATGAGGAGCAGTTGCGAGTGGAGAATATCTACCTGGGGGGTCAGACCCTGTCAGAACAGCAGTGGACCTACATGCAGAACCTGGGAAAGGATATCAAGAACTCACTCAAAGATGTCACGTAAGTGTGTAGCTGCAGCGACGGACGTGACCGTGGAATGTGGTAGACAGCTGAGCTTGAGATTGATCCATGGTATATAGGCCAAGAATTCACAAAACCTAAGTTTCGTGATCAAAACAAGTAAGAGCAcctccctaatattgagttgcaccccatcacctcttcccctcagaacagcctcaattcgtcagggcatgaactctacaaggtgtcgaaagtgttccacagggatgctggaccatgttgagtccaatgcttcccacagttctgtctagctggctggatgtccattgggtggtggaccattcttgatacaggcaaacccagcagtgttgcagttcttgacatactcaAACCGGTGTGTTTTTGTcaccttctaccataccctgttcaaagtcacttaaatattttgtcttgcccattcaccctcaatggcacACTTACACAAACCATGTTTAcattttctcaaggcttaaaaaaaagtaattaacctgtctccttcccttcatctacactgactgaagtgacatcaataagggatcatagctttcacctggattcacctggtcagtctgtcatggaaagagcaggtgttcctaatgttttctcCTGTCAGTGTATACTATTGATCAGCTGAAATGGGAAATTAGCAAAAATGAATCAACAGCAATATTCTCCACATGTCCCCAACACTATGAAATGTGTCACGCAGCTCAGTGCTGACGTTATGCTGTGGTGTGTGTTGCAGGGCTGTGTTCGCACCCTCCTGCCTGTCCCACACATTGATCACTAAAAGGTAGGACATCTGACTCCCTGGGGGCCCTGAAAAGCACATCCACTGTCCCCTCTACCCCTCGCCCCTACCCTGACCCATCTCTACCCAGTAAGCTCATGCTACTCTTTTTGTGTAGCTCGTTCATCAAACCGCATTCTGCGAGTCACTGAATGACATTTCACACTTTCACTAACCCTCCAGCACgctttacacatacacacacacacacgcacacacgcacccacCCATACACACAAACGTGCACAAACAAACTCAGCCCTTTAAGCaagcaaacacatacacacttaaaagggaacacacacacacttacaaaatCACGCacacttaacacacacacacacctctccagctGGACATAGGGTCAGTGACAGGGCAGAAGGTGATGGGAGGAGTGATTAGCTCAGGGTTGTAGGGGAGGAGCTGGTTGCCTAATCTTACTAGTGTGAGGTAGGCGGATCACATTTTCACAGTTTTGTAATCTAATTTAGGGCTATGTTGATggtagttatggtggtggtgttggaggcTGGACACAAggagggcacagctggggaacCAATTGAGACGCAGCCTGCCAAGGCATACTGCTTGTGAGAAGATACAGGGCTCAAGTGGCCCaacacgctctctctcttttcactgcTACCTACTTCAATCATCTCCCTGTTCTCTGGCACCCattcactccctctcctctctctctctctctctctctctctctctctctctctctctctctctctctctcttccccccccctctcGTTCTTTACATTAGTAACTGGATGACGTTTCAAGTCAAAGGCACCTCCCTGCCCCGGGCTCTGCAGTGCTGGGATAAGAGTTTCCAAGAAGCCAACCGTAACAGCAAGACCCCCCTGAAGGGCTGTCCCTTCCACCTGATCGACACCTGCCACTGGCCCCAGTGCAACCCTACCTGCCCAGCCTTGGTGGACCAGGCCACACAGCAGGAGCTCACCCTGCTCCAGATGTTAGTGGGCATGGGCCTGGACCTCCAGAAACTAGGCCTGGACCTCAGGAGGGACAGTAGCTCTATAACTAGCATGATCAGTAACGGTGGCTAAGACAAGGAGTATAGAAGCCCACTCTCTGGCTTAGTAAAGGGACATTTTTTATGAGTTATGGCGTAACCATGAAAGGTACAGAATCTGGTTACTTCTGTTGTGCCGCTCAGCCATTCCGTTGTGCTCCACTGTTACCATGCCGTCTTGACCGGTGGGTATGTCACTGGGCTTACACTATGTCTGTCTGTAACGTTACAGTTTGCCTCCAGGATCCCTCTCCTGGACAGTttaaagaggggaggggagtgattCCAGTTTACCCCTGGGTTGTGTCTCACATTTGATTCCAGGGAGAACGAGGAGTGCCAGGTACCTGTAGCTAACCAGTCAGACACCAAACCTGCAACACACTTTCACCCAACTACATGTACTATAAAAAACTTCAACAACATTTTGTGAAGTGAAACGTACTGCTTTTGAGGATTTTTGAATAAGCTATTGGCACATTTTATCATCTTGCCAACATAGGACTGGTACAGTATTCAGAGGAAATGTACATTGTAATGTAGATGGTTGACTGGAAGGATATATTATAAGAGTCTGCTGTTTTAGATCCATGTCCAAGCTCAAACACTGCCAGAGAATGAAGGACTGTCTTGCAAGGACACTTGCAGTGCCGAGACCATTCTCTAACTTTTATTGAATGTGTTctacacgcgcgcgcacacacacacacacagcctacagttTATATTTCCCACATTTCTACTGCTGCTGCAATTACAATGTTGACTTTTTAgagatatatataaatatatatttgatatGCATGTGAAGTAAGGGATGTTTGATCTTGCAAAAGTGGCCCAAATGAAGAGTAATTGTCATACTttctattattttatattatcaaGAGAAGGTTGTGACCATCTCTTCTTTCTTTGAGTTTACCGTGAAGTGTGTTTGAACCTAATGTATCTTCCCATGGACCCTTTTAAGTGATGTTTCCTCTTCAAAAACACTGTAGTCGATACTACTCAGCTAGTGTGTCATGTACTGTAATATCTACATAATTGACATCATTAAAGATGAATTCAATGTGATTATATCTAATCTAGTGTATGGTAATTATAATCAGAATTGTTTGATTTGCTACTGTTTTAAATTGTATGTAGTAATGAACCCTATTTTGCTTGAAATATTTACCTTGTAAACAGAACTATAACTTGACAGGCATTATATAGTGGATGTATGTTGAATTGAATACAGAACAATAAATAAAAGGTTGGATTATCCTTGAAACCCTGTTCAGAGTGAGCTTTGTTACTTTTTCTTTGATGGAACCTCCTGTTATTAAATCATTATTTTAAATTCATCCTCAAATTCAGAAGCTCTGAGATTTAAAGAAAAATCTCCATCAGGTTTCAATAAAGCATAATCTACTCTGTAGGTCTACTGGTAAAAcatcatactgtatttatttcccACACTCCAACCACTAGATGGCGATCTTTTAGATTTAAAACAAAGCCCCACTTAAGATACTATAGTTTGAAAAGGGATTACAGACTTCCCAACTACTACTGTAAATATGAaaagagagacatcagagatgtTTCAGAAAGACTGTAATATGTTTTGGACGTTTACATTTGCTTACCGACACATTCAAAATATATTGGTAGATTTGTCTTTAATTTAGAAATCTCTATTTCTTGCACAAATATAATCAGCAATATGAATTGAATGCTTCTGTTTTATCAACTTGGAAGTTTGTTTGCATTTAGACTAAACGGTAAATAAGGTAATGAGACTGTAAAATAAGGATGCATTTGCATCTAAATCACTGTCtgaataaatataatatatatatttaattatcAACCTTATTTTGTATCAAGTTTTCATAAACCCAGTGGTTTTCAGCTGGTGATCGCGTGAACTCGTCGTAAAAAATCTTAGTTTTTGCCCATAATGCATCGCTAGGTCTTCCTACTTCCTCTTTCCGCCATATTGCAGAACCGGTAAGGGCCCCCTCTAAAATCTCATTGTCAATCTTTCCCAAATCTAACCCATCCAGCCGTTTAAAACACAATTTATGAAATTATATAAACGTTTAATAATGTACTAATGTCATGAAATGGTTATTGTGTCGATATGTTGTGAGATGTTGGTGTTTTGCCTTGTGATTCGTAAAGTCCCCATCACTGTCCGTTTTACTGGTGTGTTGTATCGGTAGCTAGAGCATATGAATAAAACCCGACAATTAATACTGCTAATTACGTTGTGTTTTTAAATAATCGACAAATTTGCTTTATTGTCAAGATATGGTATAAATGTTGAATAGTACAGTTTGGTCGACCAACCAACTCTTCTAGCTAGTTTGGCCCGTACTCGTAGTCCTTCCATGCGTGGTAGACAGTCGATGGTGGTTGTTAAACGTGTCTGTATGGTCGTGCAAACCTCTTCTAATTTCTTATCTAAGGAGCTAACGTTTGTCCCAATTTTTAAATTGTTGGTGTTGGCGCTAGCCATTCGAATGTTATGTCTTGACCAGTGAAATGTAGACGGTTCGCTCTAACCAGGTAATTTGGATAGCTAGCATAATGTCTGTCGAGGTTGCTACCTTAGTATGTAGCCTTCTGTTTTCTTCACCAAAGTAACCACGTAACGTAAGCTAACCGGCTAGTTGGGCAATACTTTGCTAGTCAATATCTTCTCTAACGTTAGGTAAAGCCTATTGCATACTCAATATCCATCTACCTACATTTGAGCTAGCTTAGTCAGTTTGTTGGCTGACTTATTTGTCAAGGCAATAGCTAGctagacagctaacgttagcttgccaGTTTCACAGCATGTTATGAGGAGAACAAACCACTATTAGACTGTTTACTATTAACTAGTTAGCTGAGCAGTAGTTGGCTGCCTTTCAACTCCTAAACTAATTGAACTTTTTATGTATCTCTGATCGACAGGCATCATGGTGCGCATGAACGTTCTTGCGGATGCGCTCAAAAGCATCAACAATGCTGAGAAACGTGGGAAACGCCAGGTTCTGATCCGGCCGTGTTCGAAGGTCATTGTACGTTTCCTGACCGTCATGATGAAGCACGGTGAGTTACTGAAATGTATCATTTGATTTGTAAGTGGTATGGGTCCAGTCAAGATGTGCAGGTGTCAGTTACAGGTAGGACCATGAGCATGCATAACCCGCTTCCCTCCAGGAGAGGAATTGCTTACCCCTGGTTGAGGGATCTGAGTTCAAGCCCTGTAACGTCCTATCAAcaatgctgtgtgtctgtacttGGTTTTGATTCCCTGCCTCCCTTGTTATCCCAGGTTACATTGGTGAGTTTGAGATCATCGACGACCACAGAGCTGGGAAAATAGTCGTCAATCTCACTGGCAGGCTGAACaaggtataaaataaaaaaaagttcaaTATGAGTGCCATTCTACTTAATTTTACTTATCTTTTGTATTGGGGTAGATTGATAGACTTTCTGACCCCTCTGTTTTGCTCATCTTCTCTgacatgtttttttcccctgCTCATATTCTGCATTGTGGCATTATCAGCCTACCTGCGTAATTGTATATTTGCACCTGGCACTTCTAATCTTTCTTTTGCTCATTTCAGTGTGGTGTGATCAGCCCTCGTTTTGACCTCCagttgaaggatctggagaaatGGCAGAACAACCTCCTGCCCTCAAGACAGTTCGGGTGAGAATCAGTCAGCAGCACCCTAATGGTGGCATGAATGTCGGAGTGGCCGTATCACGGTTGTGCAGTGGAACTTTGTGAACAGGGAGGTATTCATCAGTGGCGACTTTGTTTGCTACGGTGTTTCACGTATGAATGCATCTCTTGATGTCGTGTTAATGTGCACCTTTGGGGTGTATAAAATTGTGCACCGGGTTTCACAGACTTTAAATCTCTGAACGTTTATTTGGATGTCAAAGCAAGTAAACTAATCACCTTTTATTTCCGTGCCTGAATGTTCAGCTTCCGATAGCATTAAGAGCAAGCAGCATTAGTCTAGTATTTATAGATGCTGGGAGCTGGCTGGGTTGGAGATTGGAACAGTCCTTGAAATGCACTTTGAAAAGATGAGGGCAGCCTGGGCAAGGGGAACTAAAACCTTTATCATAAGTCGGGGATGGGCAACTTGGGTCCCTGGGACTGAGTGTCCTCTGTGTGCTTCCACTTTCTACGGAATGTATCCATGGGAATATGATTGCTGCAGCCTCTTGAACAGGATTTGAGCTGCAAATAGGGGGTGAATATGATTGAATGTTCTTACAGTATCACTGTGTGCATGAAATTGCTCTCAGCTTTACTTAAGTCCAATGGTGGATGTGGTGAGGGCACGGTCACAGATTTATTGATCTGTGTGATGTCGATTGATGAATCCAATGACTCGTCCGCAACTAGGGGGAAAAACCGACGGGCTTAGGTTGTTGATATGTGGACTGTAtttagtctccaatgtttattgaaaacccAAATTTGCACAATaagcacttgtctctcaaatacattgttacagtggttggctagctagctagcgaacttTAGCCATTAGCAATGAtgtgaaatcagtcaaaacacctcaaaacaagacatggcatCAAGAACGAGATGAACTAGCTGAAACAGGGCAGTTGTGGATGGCCAGATAGCAAGAATGACAACTATGCTTGGACTTCTGCCCCATTTAAAGCATGTGCATCGTTTTCTTGCCGTtatcagctaacccatctatagTCGGCATATTTTGGCGTTCCATCTGTGGCGTTTACCTGTGTCAGTCTGACATAGAAAACCTTTGAAGGCTACAGACGGGACATGGCACACAAACTGTTAAGAGTAAAAATACGTATTTATCAAGCTACTCACTGCACTTATTTGTTTTAGGGTAAGCAATTTACAAAAGtaaaccttcaatgctgcaaaaattgCAATAGGTTGGCTACTGTCGACTATTGATAGTCTGCAAAAAGAAAGCTACAAAAAGACACATTCGTCTTGGCTGGCCTGCTGTAGCCATGTCTCTTTTGAAAGTccttgtcttaaaggggcaacGTCCTATTTCTTAAATTGATGTACTTTAGAAACAACATTTTATATAATTAATAAAATTTTAAAGAATATAATGTCTTGCATTGCTACATTGTTACACAGCTTTTTATTATATGCCATCATAACCAAATGGAGCCTATTACTAGCTAAATGGAGCCAGAGCATGTCAATCTAGGTCCTGCATTTATAAACTACCCCATATCCAGGCcagtgagggggaaaaggtttgtGTTGGACCCTGGTTGGTGCTCATTTGATGTGACTTAGCGCACTTATATGGTTTGCACTATTGAAGATGGAACTGAATTTTGATGACATGATCAGGGTTCGTATGGTCATGAAAATCCTGGGAAGGTCATGGAattttaaaatggtgttttccaAGATCCTAAAAGTTTAGGGCAAGTTTGAGTTTTATTTCTGGTAATGTAATTTGTTTAGGAATGGTGTAAATATTTTATCAATTCACAAAAAGTCTACATCAGACAGGATCAGAATTACACTTAAGTGTGTTTGCGAGCATCGCCTGCATGTGCGAGAAGTGTGGGCTGTTGCTCAAGGAGAGAGACATTGCTGAAGCAGGTAGGCCTAGTCTATAAAATATGATTGAGAAGAGACTAGGTAGCCAAATCCAAACATCTTGTACCCTCTAACGGTTTAGCAAAGGAAAACGTGTATTCATGTTTTTACCATGTTCAAAAATATCCCCTGACACTTGCGAATAAGGCCATGCAAAGTTGATTCACTTAACAATTTGTTTCATTTAAATTATTTTTGCTGAAACAAATGATTCACTTTGCTATTGTATTAGTTGGGATTCGAATCAAGATTATTTGTGAATCCTTAACATTAATTTTAGGAACTTGAGCTTCAGAGCTTCACTCTGTACAGCCACATGCATTGCTAACATTGCTTGATTGGAAAAGCATTGAATGTTTATGATCATAATACAACATAAATGGAGGACTAAACTCGACTAATGTCGCCAAAATTCAGTTCCATCTTCAATAGTACAAACCATATAAGTGAGCTAAGTCACATCAAATGAGCACCAACCAGGGTCCAACACAAACCTCCCCCCACTGGCCTGGATATGGGGTAGTTTATAAATGCATTAGACTCGTGCAGGACCTAGGTTGACATGCTTTGGCTCTATTTAGCTTTACTGTGGAAAAGTGGTTCGGGAGTAGAGACCAAAACAGTACCTTAAGTTGTCTTGACGCGGTAATGATGGTCTGCAATTGGTTTCTAGCAGGTTTTTGAAGGATGAGGTTAGGAAATGCTTTCT
This is a stretch of genomic DNA from Oncorhynchus clarkii lewisi isolate Uvic-CL-2024 chromosome 17, UVic_Ocla_1.0, whole genome shotgun sequence. It encodes these proteins:
- the LOC139369580 gene encoding carboxylesterase notum2-like; translation: MKIPGHVVFLLLIGGICCQNNRNAKPSGKSSKKNQGNQNQGSEAAQSAPEDEPHSGPVESGREGNSGGRAAAQQSASQNNKASDDMKLHVLKNTQATCNDGTAAGFYLKEFKGSKRWLIFLEGGWCCYNKDSCDTRYKNIPRLMTSSDWPQTRKGSGILSAQAEENPHWYNSNIVFIPYCSSDVWSGTGPTATKEKRGPGKEKEKDYTFMGSLIIREVIKDLVPKGIKQAKVVMLAGTSAGGTGVLLNIERVSSQLEQLGVEAQVRGLVDSGWFLESKQQRVPDCPDSVSCSPVDAIKRGLKLWNGVVPDKCRQQYKKGEEWQCFFSHKLYSSLTSPLFVVQWLFDEEQLRVENIYLGGQTLSEQQWTYMQNLGKDIKNSLKDVTAVFAPSCLSHTLITKSNWMTFQVKGTSLPRALQCWDKSFQEANRNSKTPLKGCPFHLIDTCHWPQCNPTCPALVDQATQQELTLLQMLVGMGLDLQKLGLDLRRDSSSITSMISNGG
- the LOC139370280 gene encoding small ribosomal subunit protein uS8, translating into MVRMNVLADALKSINNAEKRGKRQVLIRPCSKVIVRFLTVMMKHGYIGEFEIIDDHRAGKIVVNLTGRLNKCGVISPRFDLQLKDLEKWQNNLLPSRQFGYIVLTTSAGIMDHEEARRKHTGGKILGFFF